The DNA segment CCTGCTTGCGGCCTCACCGTCACGCCGGGGCCGGACCCTGTCGCATCAGCAGCCCCTGCAGGCCGATGCCGTGCTGGGTGCGCAGTCGGTGCAGTTCCCACAGGCCCACCGCCGTCACCGAGACGGGGGCGCCGAGCATGAACAGGATCCGGACCGCTACCGGCACGCCCGTATAGGCGCCCGTGAACAGGTCGATCAGGGCCATCTCCCAGACCAGCGTCATGGCCAGCAGCGGTGGCATCGTCTCGTGGATGTCGGCAGTGCGGAACACGTGGAGGAGGGACAGGCCGATGCCCGCGATGACGAAGGGCAGCACCCACACGAAGGTGAGCGTGATGCCGGTGTAAGTGAGGACGGACATCACCGGGTTGGTCGCGAAACGGCCGTCGACGAAGCCGGTGAGCACGGAGGCCGGGAACACGAAGACCGCGGCCACCAGGGCGACCATCGCGCCGAAGCACTTCGCCGCCCGGCGCAGCAGCTCCCGCCTGGCCGAGGCGGAGGCCAGGGCGAGCAGGACGCCCACGACGACCGGGAAGGTCACGCAGAGCACCAGGACGCTGATCCAGGACTGGTTCAGACGGTCGCTCGCGACGTCGCCCACCGAGTCGGCGACCCTGACCGAGTCGGCGATCTTGTAGGTGACCGACATCCACACCACGGCGGCCAGTCCCACCAGGGTGCGGATCCGCTGCATGCGGGCCACGACCGGGTCCTGCACGATGCCGGGCCTGGACGGCTTGAACACCCTGCGTGCGACGGGGACGGGACCGATCTGCCGCCACAGCCGCGTGAGGGCCCGGGCGGGGCGGCCGGGCGGTACGGATACGGCGGATACGGGTACGGCGCGTTGGGCTGCGGAGCGTAAGGGTGCGGGACCTGGGGCGGATACGGATATCCGCCGGCCGGCGGCGGCGGAGGAGGCGGCTGCTGGCCGTGCGGGTTGAAGGGCGGCTGCCCGCCCGGATTCCAGGTGCTCATGCTTGTGATTCCCCCGAGGTGTGACCGATGCGTTGCTGCCGCAACAGGCGCGACGCCCGAGTGTATTGATGGCACGCCGCACAGACACCCTTCCCCCGGTGAACACTTCTCAATTAATGCAAGCATGCTTGCTTGTTTTCGCACGCGCTGCCATGCTCCTCACCACGCCGCATCACCCACGCACACCGCCGTGCCCCGAGGGGAGCGCCCCGTGTCCGACCCGACGCCCGTGTTCGACGATCTGCGCGAGGAGAGCGAGGAACTCGACCGGCTGGTAGCCGGGTTGAGCCCCGAGCAGTGGGCGCTCGCGACTCCGGCGCCCGGCTGGAGCGTCGCCCACCAGATCGCGCACCTCGCCTGGACGGACCACTCGGCGCTGCTGGCGGTGACCGACGTGGAGGCGTTCCACACGCTGGTGGAGAAGGCGCTGGTGACACCGGGGTCGTTCGTGGACGAAGGCGCGGACGAGGGGCCGCGCTGCCGCCCGCCGAGCTGCTGGCGCGCTGGCGGGAAGGGCGGGCCGCCCTCGACACGGCGTTGCGCGAGGCACCACACGGCACCAAATTCCCCTGGTACGGCCCTCCTATGTCCGCCGCCTCCATGGCCACGGCCCGACTCATGGAGACCTGGGCCCATGGTCTGGATGTCGCCGAAGCAGCCGATGTGGTGCGCGCACCCACCGACCGGCTCAGGCATGTGGTGTGGATCGGGGTGCGGACCCGCGACTTCGCCTTCGGTGTGCACGGACTCCCGGCGCCTGTCGACCCCTTCCGCGTCGAACTCGTCGCACCCTCCGGTGAGGTCTGGGCGTACGGCCCCGAAGACGCCCCGCAGCGCGTCACCGGCCCCGCCCTCGACTTCTGCCTCCTGGTCACCCAGCGCGCCCACCGCCGCGACCTCGCCCTGCGCGCCGAAGGCCCCGACGCCGACCGCTGGTTCGACATCGCCCAGGTCTTCGCGGGCCCGCCCGGCGCGGGCCGCGCACCCAAGGGGGCCGCCCGGTGACCTCGCCCCCGCCCCCGGCAGGGACGGTCCTGCGCATCGGCAACGCCTCCGGCTTCTACGGCGACCGCTTCGACGCCATGCGCGAGATGCTCACCGGCGGCGAACTGGACGTCCTCACCGGTGACTACCTCGCCGAACTCACCATGCTGATCCTCGGCCGGGACCGGCTGAAGGACCCCGGCGCCGGATACGCCCGCACCTTCCTGCGCCAGCTGGAGGAGTGCCTGGGGCTCGCGCACGAGCGGGGCGTCAGGATCGTCGCCAACGCGGGCGGGCTCAACCCGGCCGGACTCGCCGACGCCGTAAGGAAGTTGGCGGACCGGCTCGGCATCCCCGTACGCGTCGCCCATGTCGAGGGAGACGACCTCAAGGACCGGCACCCGGACAGCCTCGCCGCCCACGCCTACCTCGGGGGTTTCGGCATCGCCGCCTGTCTGAGCGAGGGCGCGGACATCGTCGTCACCGGGCGGGTGACGGACGCGGCCCTGGTCACCGGGCCCGCGGCCGCCCGCTTCGGGTGGGGCCCCGGCGACCACGACCGGCTCGCGGGCGCCGTGGTCGCCGGACATGTGCTGGAGTGCGGGGCACAGGCGACCGGCGGCAACTACGCGTTCTTCGACGAGGGCGGCGCCACCCGCCCCGGCTTCCCGCTCGCCGAGCTCCACGAGGACGGCACCTGCGTCATCACCAAGCATCCCGGCACCGGCGGCCTCGTGGACGTCGGCACGGTGACCGCCCAGCTGCTGTACGAGACCGGCGGTGCCCGGTACGCCGGACCGGACGTCACCGCCCGGCTGGACACCGTACGGCTCACGCAGGACGGTACCGACCGCGTCCGTATCGAGGGCGTACGGGGTGAGGCCCCGCCCCCGACACTCAAGGTCGGCCTCAATCGCCTCGGCGGCTTCCGCAACGAGGTCGTCTTCGTGCTGACCGGACTGGAGATCGAGGCGAAAGCCTCTCTTGTGCGGCGGCAGATGAGTGAGGCGTTCGCCAAGTCGCGGCCCGCCGAGGTTCGTTGGGATCTGGTCCGCACCGACCAGCCCGACGCCTCCACCGAGGAGACCGCGAGCGCGCTGCTCCGGCTGGTCGTACGGGACCACGACCAGGAGAAGGTCGGCCGGGTGCTGAGCGGCGCCGCTGTGGAGCTGGCGCTCGCCAGCTACCCCGGCTTCCATGTGCTTTCGCCACCGGGAAAGGGCACCCCGTATGGGGTCTTCGAGGATGTGTACGTCCCCCACGGTGCCGTCGACCATGTGGCAGTCCTCCACGACGGCCGCCGTATCCCCGTGCCGCCGGCCCACGACACCCTCGTACTGGAAGAAGCGCCGCAACCACCGCTGCCCGAGCCCCCGCTCGCTGCGGAGCCGACCCGTCGCGCCCCGCTCGGCCTCGTCGCCGGCGCCCGTAGCGGCGACAAGGGCGGGAACGCCAACGTCGGCGTGTGGGCGCGGACGGACGACGCCTGGCGCTGGCTCGCGCACGAGCTCACGGTCGAGCGGTTCCAGGAGCTGATTCCCGAGAGCCGCCGGCTGAAGGTCACCCGGCACCCCCTCCCCAACCTCCGCGCCCTCAACTTCGTCGTCGAGGGCATCCTCGGCGAGGGCGTCGCCGCCCAGCACCGCTTCGACCCGCAGGCCAAGGCCCTCGGCGAATGGCTGCGCTCTCGTCACCTGGACATCCCGGAGAGTCTGCTGTGACCGTCCTGCCCTCCACCCTGGACACCAACGGCCCCGACTACCGAGCCCACCGCGAGACCATGCTCGCCAAGCTCGCCGACCTCGACACCGAGCACACCAAGGCGCTCGCCGGAGGCGGCCCCAAGTACGTCGAACGGCATCGGGGGCGCGGCAAGCTGCTCGCCCGCGAGCGCATCGAGCTGCTCCTCGACCCCGACACGCCCTTCCTGGAGCTGTCCCCGCTGGCCGCCTGGGGCAGCGACTACGCCGTCGGCGCGTCCCTCGTCACCGGCATCGGCGTCGTCGAGGGTGTGGAGTGCCTGATCACGGCCAACGACCCGACCGTGCGCGGGGGAGCGAGCAATCCCTGGTCGCTGAAGAAGGCCCTTCGGGCGAACGACATCGCGCTCGCCAACCGGCTGCCCGTCGTCAACCTCGTCGAGTCGGGCGGAGCCGATCTCCCCTCCCAGAAGGAGATCTTCATCCCCGGGGGCGCCATCTTCCGGGACCTGACGCGGCTGTCGGCGGCCGGCATCCCCACTGTCGCGGTCGTCTTCGGCAACTCGACGGCCGGCGGCGCGTACGTCCCCGGCATGTCCGACCACGTGATCATGGTCAAGGAACGCGCCAAGGTGTTCCTCGGCGGCCCGCCCCTGGTGAAGATGGCGACCGGCGAGGAGAGCGACGACGAGTCGCTGGGCGGCGCGGAGATGCACGCGCGCGTGTCGGGCCTCGCGGACTATTTCGCCGTGGACGAACCGGACGCGCTGCGGCAGGCGCGGCGCGTGGTCGCCCGGCTCAATCACCGCAAGGCGTACGGCGATCCGGGCCCCGCCGAACCCCCCAAGTACTCCGCCGACGAACTCCTCGGCATCGTCCCCCGCGACCTCAAGACCCCCTTCGACCCGCGCGAGGTGATCGCCCGGATCGTCGACGCCTCCGACTTCGACGAGTTCAAGCCGATGTACGGCACGAGCCTGACCACCGGCTGGGCGGCCCTGCACGGCTATCCGATCGGCGTGCTGGCGAACGCCCAGGGGGTCCTGTTCAGCGAGGAGTCCCAGAAGGCGGCCCAGTTCATCCAACTGGCCAACCAGCGCGACATCCCGCTTCTCTTCCTGCACAACACCACCGGCTACATGGTGGGCAGCCAGTACGAGCAGGGCGGCATCATCAAGCACGGCGCGATGATGATCAACGCGGTCAGCAACAGCCGTGTGCCCCATCTCTCCGTCCTCATGGGCGCGTCCTACGGCGCCGGCCACTACGGCATGTGCGGCCGCGCCTACGACCCCCGCTTCCTCTTCGCCTGGCCCAGCGCCAAGTCGGCCGTCATGGGCCCCCAGCAGCTCGCCGGCGTGCTGTCGATCGTCGCCCGGCAGTCCGCGGCCGCCAAGGGGCAGCCGTACGACGAGGAGGGGGACGCGGCGCTGCGCGCCATGGTGGAGCAGCAGATCGAGTCGGAGTCGCTGCCCATGTTCCTGTCGGGGCGGCTGTACGACGACGGCGTCATTGATCCGCGCGACACCCGCACCGTCCTCGGTATGTGCCTGTCCGCCCTCCACACGGCCCCCTACGAGGGCGCACGCGGTGGCTTCGGCGTCTTCCGGATGTGAGGCCCCTTTTGCGGCTAAACCGCCGCCGCTCTCGCGGACCTGGTTGCTCGCCGCGGTGGTTCCTCAGTTGATGGTTGCGGTGATCTAGTGGAAAGAGAACACTCCTCATGATCAGAAAACTTCTGGTCGCCAACCGGGGCGAGATCGCCTGCCGCGTCTTCCGCACCTGCCGTGAGCTGGGAATCCGGACGGTGGCCGTGTACTCGGACGCCGACGCGAACGCCCTCCACGCGCGCGTGGCCGACACGGCCGTACGGCTGCCGGGAGCGGCGCCGGCCGACACGTACCTGGACGCCGGACTGATCGTGAAGGCGGCCGTGGCGTCCGGCGCGGACGCCGTGCACCCCGGCTACGGCTTCCTCTCCGAGAACGCCGACTTCGCACGCGCCGTCCTCGACGCGGGACTGGTCTGGATCGGCCCGCCGCCGGAGGCCATCGAGGCGATGGCATCCAAGACGCGGGCGAAGGAGCTGATGGGGCTGGCCCCCCTGGGGGAGGTCACCGAGGCCGACCTCCCCGTCCTGGTGAAGGCGGCCGCGGGCGGCGGAGGGCGCGGCATGCGGATCGTGCGCCGTCTGGAGGACCTGAGCGCCGCCCTCGTCAGCGCCCGCTCCGAGGCCGCGAGCGCCTTCGGCGACGGCGAGGTCTTCGTCGAGCCGTACGTCGAGAACGGCCGCCACGTCGAGGTCCAGATCCTCGCCGACACCCACGGCACGGTCTGGGCCCTCGGCACCCGGGACTGCTCCCTGCAGCGCCGCCACCAGAAGGTGATCGAGGAGTCCCCGGCGCCCGGACTCCCCGCGCAGCTCACCGACGAGCTGCACGCGCTGGCCGTGCGCGCCGCCCGCGCGGTCGACTACGTCGGCGCCGGCACGGTCGAGTTCCTGGTGGCCGGCGACAAGGCCCACTTCCTGGAGATGAACACCCGCCTCCAGGTCGAACACCCCGTGACGGAAGCCGTCTTCACCATCGACCTGGTCGCCGAACAGATCCGCGTCGCCGAAGGCCACGCCCTCGCCGACGACCCGCCACGCGCGCGCGGCCACGCCGTCGAGGCCCGCCTCTACGCCGAGGACCCGGCCCGCGACTGGGCCCCGCAGACCGGCACACTGCACCGGTTCGCCGTACCCGAGGGCGTCCGGCTGGACACCGGCTTCACCGACGGCGACGACATCGGCGTCCACTACGACCCCATGCTCGCCAAGCTCGTCGCCCACGCACCCACGCGCGCGGAGGCGGTCCGCAAGCTCGCCGGCGCCCTGGACCGGGCGACGCTGCACGGCCCGGTCACCAACCGGGACCTCCTCGTACGCTCCCTGCGCCACGAGGAGTTCACGTCCGCCCGCATGGACACCGGCTTCTACGACCGCCACCTCACCGACCTGGCCTGCTGTGGGACGGGCGACCCGTACGCCCCCTTGGCCGCCGCCCTCGCCGACGCCCACGGCCGCTCCCGCTTCGGCGGCTGGCGCAACGTGCCCTCACGGCCGCAGACCAAGCGCTACGAGGCGGCGGGCGAGGAGATCGAGGTCCACTACCGGCACACGCGCGCGGGCCTGGAGGCGGACGGGGTGCGCGTCGTACACGCCGAGGCCGCCCTGGTCGTACTCGAAGTGGACGGCGTACGCAGGAACTTCGAAGTCGCCCGGTACGGCGACGAGATCCACGTCAACGCCACCCGCCTCACCGCCCTGCCCCGCTTCCCCGACCCGACGGCCCAGCACGCGCCGGGCTCCCTCCTGGCCCCCATGCCGGGGACGGTCGTCCGTGTGGCCGAAGGCCTGACCGAGGGGGCGGCCGTGGACGCCGGCCAACCGCTGCTGTGGCTGGAGGCGATGAAGATGGAGCACAAGATCACAGCGCCGGTCACAGGAGCGCTGAGCGCCTTGCATGTGGTACCCGGCCAACAGGTAACGGTCGGCTCCTTGCTGGCAGTAGTGCAGGAGACCTAAGGGGCGCGGGACTGTATCGATATGCGGCTACCGCCGCGTGAGCGCGACCAGCCACAGACAACCCGCACCCGGAAGGAGTCCCATGCCCACCACTCTCGAAACCGAGGAACACAAGGCCCTACGAGCCGCCGTAGCCGCCCTCGGCAAACGCCACGGCCGCACCTACGACCGAGAAGAGCTCTGGTCCGAAGCAGCCAAGCTCGGATACCTCGGCGTCAACCTGCCGGAGGCATACGGCGGCGGAGGCGGCGGAATCGCCGAACTCTCCATCGTCTTGGAAGAACTGGGCGCCGCTGGCTGCCCCTTGCTGATGATGGTCGTGTCACCCGCCATCTGCGGCACAGTGATCGCCCGCTTCGGCACGGAAGCCCAAAAACAGGAGTGGCTCCCCGCCCTCGCCGACGGCACCCGCACCATGGCCTTCGGCATCACAGAACCCGACGCCGGCTCCAACAGCCACCGCATCACGACCACGGCTCACCGCGACCCGGACACCGGAGACTGGCTCCTCACCGGCCGCAAGGTCTTCATCTCCGGCGTCGACATCGCGGACGCGACCCTCATCGTCGGCCGCACCGAGGACGCCCGTACCGGCAGCCTCAAGCCCTGCCTGTTCATCGTCCCGCGCGACGCCGAAGGCTTCACACGCCGCCAGATCGACATGGAACTGAGCGCCGCGGAGAAGCAGTTCGAGCTGACCCTCGACGACGTACGGCTCCCCGCCGACGCCCTGGTCGGCGACGAGGACGCGGGTCTGCTCCAGCTCTTCGCCGGCCTCAACCCCGAACGCATCATGACGGCCGCCTTCGCGATCGGCATGGGCCGGTACGCCCTCGCGCGTGCCGTCGAGTACGCGCGCGACCGCACCGTCTGGAAGGCACCCATCGGCGCCCACCAGGCCATCGCACACCCCCTCGCCCAGGCGCACATCGACCTCGAACTGGCCCGCCTGATGATGCAGAAGGCGGCCTACCTGTACGACGCCGGTGACGACGTCGGCGCGGGTGAGGCCGCCAACATGGCCAAGTACGCGGCCGGGGAGGCCTGCGTGAAGGCCGTCGACCAGGCCGTGCACACCCTCGGCGGCAACGGGCTCACCCGCGAATTCGGCCTCGCCTCGTTGATAACCGCGGCGCGCGTGTCTCGTATTGCTCCGGTGAGCCGGGAGATGATTCTCAACTACGTCTCCCACCAGACCCTGGG comes from the Streptomyces sp. NBC_00443 genome and includes:
- a CDS encoding acyl-CoA dehydrogenase family protein, whose translation is MPTTLETEEHKALRAAVAALGKRHGRTYDREELWSEAAKLGYLGVNLPEAYGGGGGGIAELSIVLEELGAAGCPLLMMVVSPAICGTVIARFGTEAQKQEWLPALADGTRTMAFGITEPDAGSNSHRITTTAHRDPDTGDWLLTGRKVFISGVDIADATLIVGRTEDARTGSLKPCLFIVPRDAEGFTRRQIDMELSAAEKQFELTLDDVRLPADALVGDEDAGLLQLFAGLNPERIMTAAFAIGMGRYALARAVEYARDRTVWKAPIGAHQAIAHPLAQAHIDLELARLMMQKAAYLYDAGDDVGAGEAANMAKYAAGEACVKAVDQAVHTLGGNGLTREFGLASLITAARVSRIAPVSREMILNYVSHQTLGLPKSY
- a CDS encoding ATP-binding protein, producing MIRKLLVANRGEIACRVFRTCRELGIRTVAVYSDADANALHARVADTAVRLPGAAPADTYLDAGLIVKAAVASGADAVHPGYGFLSENADFARAVLDAGLVWIGPPPEAIEAMASKTRAKELMGLAPLGEVTEADLPVLVKAAAGGGGRGMRIVRRLEDLSAALVSARSEAASAFGDGEVFVEPYVENGRHVEVQILADTHGTVWALGTRDCSLQRRHQKVIEESPAPGLPAQLTDELHALAVRAARAVDYVGAGTVEFLVAGDKAHFLEMNTRLQVEHPVTEAVFTIDLVAEQIRVAEGHALADDPPRARGHAVEARLYAEDPARDWAPQTGTLHRFAVPEGVRLDTGFTDGDDIGVHYDPMLAKLVAHAPTRAEAVRKLAGALDRATLHGPVTNRDLLVRSLRHEEFTSARMDTGFYDRHLTDLACCGTGDPYAPLAAALADAHGRSRFGGWRNVPSRPQTKRYEAAGEEIEVHYRHTRAGLEADGVRVVHAEAALVVLEVDGVRRNFEVARYGDEIHVNATRLTALPRFPDPTAQHAPGSLLAPMPGTVVRVAEGLTEGAAVDAGQPLLWLEAMKMEHKITAPVTGALSALHVVPGQQVTVGSLLAVVQET
- a CDS encoding acyl-CoA carboxylase subunit beta, whose amino-acid sequence is MTVLPSTLDTNGPDYRAHRETMLAKLADLDTEHTKALAGGGPKYVERHRGRGKLLARERIELLLDPDTPFLELSPLAAWGSDYAVGASLVTGIGVVEGVECLITANDPTVRGGASNPWSLKKALRANDIALANRLPVVNLVESGGADLPSQKEIFIPGGAIFRDLTRLSAAGIPTVAVVFGNSTAGGAYVPGMSDHVIMVKERAKVFLGGPPLVKMATGEESDDESLGGAEMHARVSGLADYFAVDEPDALRQARRVVARLNHRKAYGDPGPAEPPKYSADELLGIVPRDLKTPFDPREVIARIVDASDFDEFKPMYGTSLTTGWAALHGYPIGVLANAQGVLFSEESQKAAQFIQLANQRDIPLLFLHNTTGYMVGSQYEQGGIIKHGAMMINAVSNSRVPHLSVLMGASYGAGHYGMCGRAYDPRFLFAWPSAKSAVMGPQQLAGVLSIVARQSAAAKGQPYDEEGDAALRAMVEQQIESESLPMFLSGRLYDDGVIDPRDTRTVLGMCLSALHTAPYEGARGGFGVFRM
- a CDS encoding acyclic terpene utilization AtuA family protein; amino-acid sequence: MTSPPPPAGTVLRIGNASGFYGDRFDAMREMLTGGELDVLTGDYLAELTMLILGRDRLKDPGAGYARTFLRQLEECLGLAHERGVRIVANAGGLNPAGLADAVRKLADRLGIPVRVAHVEGDDLKDRHPDSLAAHAYLGGFGIAACLSEGADIVVTGRVTDAALVTGPAAARFGWGPGDHDRLAGAVVAGHVLECGAQATGGNYAFFDEGGATRPGFPLAELHEDGTCVITKHPGTGGLVDVGTVTAQLLYETGGARYAGPDVTARLDTVRLTQDGTDRVRIEGVRGEAPPPTLKVGLNRLGGFRNEVVFVLTGLEIEAKASLVRRQMSEAFAKSRPAEVRWDLVRTDQPDASTEETASALLRLVVRDHDQEKVGRVLSGAAVELALASYPGFHVLSPPGKGTPYGVFEDVYVPHGAVDHVAVLHDGRRIPVPPAHDTLVLEEAPQPPLPEPPLAAEPTRRAPLGLVAGARSGDKGGNANVGVWARTDDAWRWLAHELTVERFQELIPESRRLKVTRHPLPNLRALNFVVEGILGEGVAAQHRFDPQAKALGEWLRSRHLDIPESLL